Proteins encoded together in one Citromicrobium bathyomarinum window:
- the recF gene encoding DNA replication/repair protein RecF: protein MALDRISILDFRNHRQTALEDTARFNLLVGANGAGKTNVLEALSLLAPGRGLRRAKLPEMARIDGPGGFTVAARLQPADGAEPVQLGTVVDAAQPNRRRVRVNGAERSALGLSEWLSVRWLTPAMDGLFTDSAGARRRYLDRLALATAPGHAALSNRYETALRNRNRLLSDDAPPDPQWLDALEAQLAEHGAAIAANRRALVEELNRELEAQADALFPRPLLAIEPTGPEEHTALADALRGNRRTERRAGRTLIGPHRAELAVTLADKGVPAARASTGEQKAMLIAITLAHGALATRGRAGLLLLDEVAAHLDPQRREALFARLAANGEQVWMTGTERMPFDPILPDAAVWDVSGGSLRRI from the coding sequence ATGGCGCTCGACCGCATCTCGATCCTCGATTTTCGCAACCATCGGCAGACCGCGCTGGAAGACACCGCGCGGTTCAATCTGCTCGTGGGTGCGAATGGTGCGGGAAAGACCAACGTGCTCGAGGCACTCTCGCTGCTTGCGCCGGGGCGCGGGTTGCGGCGGGCGAAACTGCCCGAGATGGCGCGGATCGACGGGCCGGGCGGATTTACCGTCGCCGCGCGGCTGCAGCCTGCCGACGGGGCGGAGCCGGTCCAGTTGGGCACCGTGGTCGATGCGGCACAACCCAATCGCCGCCGGGTGCGTGTCAACGGGGCGGAGCGCAGCGCGCTGGGTCTGTCCGAATGGCTCTCGGTCCGCTGGCTGACCCCGGCGATGGACGGGCTGTTTACCGACAGCGCAGGCGCGCGGCGGCGTTATCTCGATCGGCTGGCGCTGGCGACCGCGCCCGGCCACGCCGCGCTCTCCAACCGCTACGAAACCGCGCTGCGCAACCGCAATCGGCTGCTGTCGGACGATGCGCCGCCCGATCCGCAATGGCTCGATGCGCTGGAGGCGCAGCTGGCGGAGCACGGCGCCGCGATCGCCGCCAATCGCCGCGCGCTGGTCGAAGAGCTGAACCGCGAGCTGGAGGCGCAGGCCGATGCGCTGTTTCCCCGCCCTCTCTTGGCGATCGAGCCGACCGGGCCGGAAGAGCATACCGCATTGGCCGATGCCCTGCGCGGCAATCGTCGGACGGAACGCCGCGCAGGCCGCACGCTGATCGGCCCGCATCGCGCGGAACTGGCGGTGACGCTGGCCGACAAGGGCGTACCCGCCGCCCGCGCCTCGACCGGCGAACAGAAGGCGATGCTGATCGCGATCACGCTGGCGCACGGCGCGCTGGCGACACGCGGGCGCGCGGGGCTACTGCTGCTGGACGAGGTTGCCGCGCATCTCGACCCGCAGCGGCGCGAAGCACTGTTCGCGCGCCTCGCCGCCAATGGTGAGCAGGTATGGATGACCGGAACCGAGCGGATGCCGTTCGACCCGATCCTGCCCGACGCCGCCGTGTGGGACGTGTCTGGCGGTTCGCTGCGGCGGATCTGA
- a CDS encoding NUDIX hydrolase: MTYPPDHDAPEEIRWQGDYIVAKQRGRWEYASRPRNIRAAAIIAIDASDSGAHVLLVEQYRVPLGRRCLEIPAGLVGDDDGASDESAITAAHRELEEETGYRAATITDLGEFFSSPGMVSEGFSLLRAEGLTKVGDGGGVDGEDITVHRVKLAELAAFVDEKRAAGVALDVRLAMLLMTQKIGENGWLDG, translated from the coding sequence ATGACCTATCCCCCCGACCACGACGCGCCCGAGGAAATCCGCTGGCAGGGCGACTACATCGTCGCCAAGCAGCGGGGCCGCTGGGAATATGCCAGCCGCCCGCGCAATATCCGCGCCGCAGCAATCATCGCAATCGACGCCTCCGATTCCGGGGCACACGTGCTGCTGGTCGAACAGTACCGCGTGCCGCTGGGCCGTCGCTGCCTCGAAATCCCCGCCGGGCTGGTCGGCGACGATGACGGTGCGTCGGACGAGAGCGCCATCACCGCCGCGCACCGCGAGCTGGAGGAAGAAACCGGCTACCGCGCGGCGACGATCACCGATCTGGGCGAGTTCTTCTCCAGCCCCGGGATGGTCTCGGAAGGGTTCTCCCTGCTGCGCGCCGAAGGGCTGACCAAGGTCGGCGACGGCGGCGGCGTCGATGGCGAGGATATCACGGTCCACCGCGTGAAGCTGGCCGAGCTGGCCGCTTTCGTGGACGAGAAACGCGCAGCAGGGGTTGCTCTCGACGTGCGCCTCGCCATGCTGCTGATGACACAGAAAATTGGAGAGAACGGATGGCTGGACGGGTAG
- a CDS encoding PspC domain-containing protein: MSQLDTDRHASRPAREFRLDKQRGSIAGVCAGIANYFGWDVTMVRLAFVLTTIFLTGAPLIAYLILWAIAD; the protein is encoded by the coding sequence ATGAGCCAGCTCGACACCGACCGCCACGCATCGCGGCCCGCCCGCGAGTTCCGCCTCGACAAGCAGCGCGGCTCGATCGCCGGGGTCTGCGCAGGGATCGCCAACTATTTCGGTTGGGACGTCACCATGGTCCGCCTCGCCTTCGTGCTGACGACCATCTTCCTGACCGGCGCCCCGCTGATCGCCTATCTCATCCTGTGGGCGATCGCCGACTGA
- a CDS encoding TonB-dependent receptor codes for MAHSSSGIAGFSRHALFAGVAALALPVAAHAQDNAPAGQSDNGEDVETAEELEQALGGNTIVVTATKREQTLQEAPVSVSVTTGETLERAEIRDLIDVQTVTPSLRVSQLQNSSTTTFIIRGFGNGDNNFGVEPSVGVFIDGVFRSRSAGAIGDLANVNRIEVLRGPQSTLFGKNASAGVVSVITREPQFDFGGSVSATYGNFNQFVLKGDLTGPLTDDLAFAISGGLNKRDGYAEVIGFDEKLNDRNRWNARADLLFDNGGPLRMRAIGDYSKIDEICCQVNNLVAGPTTPLVFAAGGNIITNDFFGDTAALNLLPVNEVESYGLSWQADLDLDTIGVTAITAYRVLDNFFNQDVDFTGLDFIREFRDQKAKTFTQEVRVTSDFDGPFNFLLGGFYYNDDVTQQSGITNGADGRLFFDLLAGGGTPGTLAAVETQLGLPVGSSFAAGPSTRESFAMQNESWSVFGTLDFTMLDDRLTLSAGFNYTDDRKDFQLSQRSLDPLANVNLADAYIVGALANAAGIDATDPAQFNAFVGTPLGQAVFGQVSQLAVTPCPTGVSNPAVCNPLLGLAALQFLPPFLGVPNAVEPGKTHDDKFTYTLRASFEITPELNTYVTYATGFKASSINLSRDSRPVFGDYIPATLPAGVPGVVGGSRFLSPSSPIRDAGLPITNLTVGTRFAGPENAEVYEIGLKGNYPGISFNLALFDQTLKGFQSNLFTGTGFALSNAEQQSTRGFEFDTVITPADPLAITFAMTYLDATYDSFANSPVGDLTGMRPGGIPEFAISTSATYTHDFGYSGNQLIARVDYNHESNVFVNNGLSSVRDNNFRREVNLVNASLTLALANGIEIAGYVRNLTNDRYILTVFPSVAQSGSVSGYPSAPRTYGGTVRFKF; via the coding sequence ATGGCTCATTCGTCCTCCGGCATCGCCGGATTTTCCCGCCACGCCCTGTTTGCCGGTGTTGCCGCGCTCGCGCTGCCGGTCGCAGCCCACGCGCAGGACAACGCGCCTGCCGGCCAGTCCGACAACGGTGAGGATGTCGAGACCGCGGAAGAGCTGGAGCAGGCGCTGGGTGGCAACACCATCGTCGTCACCGCGACCAAGCGCGAACAGACCCTTCAGGAAGCGCCCGTTTCGGTCAGCGTGACCACCGGCGAAACGCTGGAGCGCGCCGAGATCCGCGACCTTATCGACGTGCAGACGGTCACCCCGTCGCTGCGCGTCAGCCAATTGCAGAACTCTTCCACCACCACCTTCATCATCCGCGGTTTCGGTAACGGCGACAACAACTTCGGTGTCGAGCCGTCGGTCGGTGTGTTCATCGACGGTGTGTTCCGGTCGCGCTCTGCCGGCGCCATCGGCGACCTTGCCAATGTGAACCGCATCGAAGTGCTGCGCGGTCCGCAGTCGACCCTGTTCGGCAAGAACGCGAGCGCCGGTGTCGTCTCGGTCATCACGCGCGAGCCGCAGTTCGACTTCGGCGGTTCGGTCAGCGCGACCTACGGCAACTTCAACCAGTTCGTGCTCAAGGGCGATCTTACCGGCCCGCTGACCGACGATCTGGCCTTCGCGATTTCCGGCGGGCTCAACAAGCGCGACGGCTACGCCGAAGTGATCGGCTTCGATGAGAAGCTGAACGATCGCAACCGCTGGAACGCCCGTGCGGACCTGCTGTTCGACAATGGCGGCCCGCTGCGCATGCGTGCGATCGGCGACTATTCCAAGATCGACGAGATCTGCTGCCAGGTGAACAACCTTGTCGCCGGGCCGACCACGCCGCTGGTGTTCGCCGCAGGCGGCAACATCATCACCAATGATTTCTTCGGCGATACCGCGGCGCTCAACCTCCTGCCGGTCAACGAAGTCGAAAGCTACGGTCTCTCGTGGCAGGCTGACCTCGATCTGGATACGATCGGGGTCACCGCGATCACCGCGTATCGTGTGCTCGACAACTTCTTCAACCAGGACGTCGATTTCACCGGGCTCGACTTCATCCGCGAGTTCCGTGACCAGAAGGCCAAGACCTTCACGCAGGAAGTGCGGGTCACCTCGGACTTCGACGGGCCGTTCAACTTCCTGCTCGGCGGCTTCTACTACAACGACGACGTCACCCAGCAGAGCGGCATCACCAACGGCGCGGATGGTCGCCTGTTCTTCGATCTGCTGGCGGGTGGCGGCACCCCGGGCACGCTGGCGGCGGTCGAGACCCAGCTTGGTCTGCCGGTCGGTTCGAGCTTCGCTGCGGGCCCGAGCACGCGGGAAAGCTTCGCGATGCAGAACGAGAGCTGGTCGGTCTTCGGCACGCTCGACTTCACCATGCTCGACGATCGTCTGACCCTGAGTGCGGGCTTCAACTACACCGACGACCGCAAGGACTTCCAGCTTTCGCAGCGCTCGCTCGATCCGCTGGCGAACGTCAACCTGGCGGATGCCTATATCGTCGGCGCCCTGGCCAATGCGGCCGGGATCGACGCGACCGACCCGGCCCAGTTCAATGCCTTCGTGGGCACCCCTCTGGGGCAGGCCGTGTTCGGCCAGGTGTCGCAGCTGGCGGTGACGCCGTGCCCCACCGGCGTGTCCAACCCGGCGGTGTGTAACCCGCTGCTCGGCCTCGCCGCGCTGCAGTTCCTGCCGCCGTTCCTTGGCGTCCCCAACGCGGTGGAACCGGGCAAGACCCACGACGACAAGTTCACCTACACCCTGCGTGCCTCGTTCGAGATCACGCCGGAGCTGAACACCTATGTGACCTACGCGACCGGCTTCAAGGCAAGCTCGATCAACCTGTCGCGTGACAGCCGGCCGGTGTTCGGTGACTACATTCCCGCCACGCTCCCTGCGGGTGTGCCGGGCGTGGTTGGCGGCAGCCGCTTCCTCTCGCCGTCCTCGCCGATCCGCGATGCGGGCCTGCCGATCACCAACCTGACGGTCGGCACCCGCTTCGCCGGGCCGGAAAATGCCGAAGTGTATGAAATCGGTCTGAAGGGTAACTACCCGGGCATCTCGTTCAACCTCGCGCTGTTCGACCAGACGCTCAAGGGCTTCCAGTCGAACCTGTTCACCGGCACCGGCTTCGCGCTGTCCAACGCCGAACAGCAGTCGACCCGCGGGTTCGAGTTCGACACGGTCATCACCCCGGCGGACCCGCTGGCGATCACCTTCGCGATGACCTATCTCGACGCGACGTACGACAGCTTCGCCAACTCCCCGGTTGGCGACCTGACCGGCATGCGGCCGGGTGGCATCCCCGAGTTCGCGATCTCGACCTCGGCGACATACACCCACGATTTCGGCTACAGCGGCAACCAGCTGATCGCCCGTGTGGACTACAACCACGAGAGCAACGTGTTCGTGAACAACGGGCTCTCGTCGGTGCGTGACAACAACTTCCGCCGCGAAGTGAACCTGGTCAACGCCTCGCTCACGCTGGCGCTCGCCAACGGGATCGAGATTGCCGGCTATGTCCGCAACCTGACCAACGACCGTTACATCCTGACGGTCTTCCCCAGCGTTGCGCAGTCTGGCTCGGTTTCCGGCTATCCCAGCGCGCCGCGCACCTATGGCGGCACCGTGCGCTTCAAGTTCTAA
- a CDS encoding DUF805 domain-containing protein, with amino-acid sequence MILPFKRYFDFQGRSRRLEFWMFALLNVIVYSVIGILIVATGSTADRLGAADPNDPASVYSILFGGFGMLFIVWGLVVLIPSIAVSVRRLHDREMTGWWYLGFIILSAIPLLGLIASIAYIVVMALPGTPGPNKYGPSPKEHVTAETFE; translated from the coding sequence ATGATCCTGCCGTTTAAGCGGTACTTCGATTTTCAGGGCCGTTCGCGACGGCTCGAATTCTGGATGTTCGCGCTGCTCAACGTGATCGTCTACTCGGTGATCGGCATTCTGATCGTGGCCACCGGCTCGACGGCGGACCGCCTGGGGGCGGCAGACCCGAACGATCCTGCATCGGTCTATTCGATCCTCTTCGGCGGCTTCGGGATGCTGTTTATCGTGTGGGGTCTGGTCGTGCTGATCCCCAGCATTGCCGTGTCGGTGCGCCGCCTGCACGATCGCGAGATGACCGGCTGGTGGTATCTGGGTTTCATTATCCTGAGCGCTATTCCGCTGCTCGGCCTGATAGCGTCCATTGCCTACATCGTGGTGATGGCGCTGCCGGGCACGCCGGGACCGAACAAGTACGGGCCCAGCCCCAAGGAACATGTCACCGCAGAAACCTTCGAGTAA
- a CDS encoding SDR family oxidoreductase, with protein MAGRVAGKLALITGAAQGLGAQAATTLAREGARVLCTDINGEGAQATADAINEELGADTAFAMKHDVTEPDQWDAAIAMADDKLGGLSILLNNAGIGVRGNIETCTLEDWRRGFAINVDGPFLGCQKALKLMKDNQPGSIINISSIAGLIASDTMPGYNASKAAVWMLTKSVALYCAKMGWNIRCNSIHPTFVDTPILDGIGKNAGLDKEVVMGKLARQIPLGRVGKPQEIANGVLYLASDESSFMTAAELRLDGGISAM; from the coding sequence ATGGCTGGACGGGTAGCGGGCAAGCTCGCACTGATTACGGGCGCGGCGCAGGGGCTTGGCGCTCAGGCCGCGACCACGCTGGCGCGCGAGGGTGCGCGGGTGCTGTGCACCGACATCAACGGCGAAGGCGCGCAGGCGACCGCCGATGCGATCAATGAAGAGCTGGGCGCGGATACCGCATTTGCGATGAAGCATGACGTGACCGAGCCCGACCAGTGGGATGCGGCGATCGCGATGGCGGACGACAAGCTCGGCGGGCTGAGCATCCTGCTCAACAATGCTGGCATCGGCGTGCGCGGCAATATCGAGACCTGCACGCTGGAAGATTGGCGCCGCGGCTTCGCGATCAATGTCGATGGGCCGTTCCTCGGCTGCCAGAAGGCGCTGAAGCTGATGAAGGACAATCAGCCCGGCTCGATCATCAATATCAGCTCGATCGCGGGACTGATCGCGAGCGACACCATGCCCGGCTACAACGCCAGCAAGGCGGCAGTGTGGATGCTGACCAAGTCGGTCGCGCTCTATTGTGCGAAGATGGGCTGGAATATCCGCTGCAACTCGATCCATCCGACCTTCGTCGATACGCCCATTCTGGATGGGATCGGCAAGAATGCCGGGCTCGACAAGGAAGTGGTGATGGGCAAGCTGGCGCGTCAGATCCCGCTCGGGCGGGTCGGCAAGCCGCAGGAAATCGCCAATGGCGTGCTCTATCTCGCCAGTGACGAGAGCAGTTTCATGACTGCGGCGGAGCTGCGGCTGGATGGCGGCATTTCGGCAATGTGA
- a CDS encoding TPM domain-containing protein, which produces MPARCVAIAPLLLAACSLQSAATPVAQRPDGPVLDEAEIFAPEAEAALDQDLTEYWRTSGVALVVFTDASLGGESIEHVANETFNEWGIGDETTKCGLLVLVAPTERTVRIEVGLGLENDVSDVRAKRIIENAMIPLYRAGDIAGGTLAGVEELKRAAPNPPQCREGAPS; this is translated from the coding sequence GTGCCTGCCCGCTGTGTCGCCATTGCGCCGCTGCTGCTGGCCGCCTGTTCGCTGCAAAGCGCAGCGACGCCGGTGGCGCAGCGGCCCGATGGCCCCGTGCTGGACGAGGCCGAGATTTTCGCGCCCGAAGCCGAGGCCGCACTCGACCAGGATCTGACCGAGTACTGGCGCACATCGGGCGTTGCGTTGGTCGTTTTCACCGACGCATCGCTCGGCGGCGAGTCGATCGAGCACGTGGCGAACGAGACGTTCAACGAATGGGGCATCGGTGACGAGACAACCAAGTGCGGCCTGCTCGTCCTCGTCGCACCCACAGAGAGGACGGTACGGATCGAAGTCGGCCTCGGGCTGGAAAACGATGTCAGCGACGTTCGCGCCAAGCGCATCATCGAGAATGCGATGATCCCCCTTTATCGCGCAGGCGACATCGCCGGGGGCACGCTCGCCGGGGTCGAGGAACTCAAGCGCGCCGCCCCCAATCCCCCGCAATGCCGTGAAGGTGCCCCCTCGTGA
- a CDS encoding recombination protein F encodes MTTTDLRSRMFAAVMALGISAVFFATAIVPASPTGLVIA; translated from the coding sequence ATGACCACCACCGACCTCCGCAGCCGCATGTTCGCCGCCGTTATGGCGCTGGGTATCTCCGCCGTTTTCTTCGCCACCGCGATCGTCCCTGCCAGCCCCACCGGCCTCGTTATCGCCTGA
- a CDS encoding TPM domain-containing protein gives MTLLRTLILFALVLLALPAAAQELPPRPEGPVYDGANMIDAATEAKLDEELRAYSKKTGRTVVVATIPTLDEQTVESYAVDLYKTWGIGGEETDEGALLLVAKKEQKLRIEVGYGSTPTLTDAMSGRIIRNTIAPAFKQGDFGGGIAAGVAQMIEALDMDPATAKAIEEAEATARAQRGDEVTGATIGGAFVWLILIFAFIAIFGRGKKGRRRRRYGAGSAVGDVLLWTAINSALNSGDGDGWGGGDGGFGGGGGGGGFGGFGGGMSGGGGASGGW, from the coding sequence GTGACCCTGCTTAGAACCCTGATCCTGTTCGCCCTCGTGCTGCTCGCACTGCCTGCCGCCGCGCAGGAGCTGCCGCCGCGCCCCGAAGGGCCGGTCTACGACGGCGCGAACATGATCGACGCCGCGACAGAGGCCAAGCTCGACGAGGAACTGCGCGCCTATAGCAAAAAGACGGGCCGCACAGTGGTCGTCGCGACCATTCCGACACTCGATGAACAGACGGTCGAGAGCTACGCGGTCGATCTCTATAAGACTTGGGGCATCGGCGGCGAGGAGACCGACGAGGGCGCGCTGCTGCTAGTTGCCAAGAAGGAGCAGAAGCTCCGGATCGAGGTCGGCTATGGCTCCACCCCCACGCTGACCGACGCAATGTCCGGGCGGATCATCCGCAACACGATCGCCCCTGCCTTCAAGCAGGGCGACTTCGGCGGCGGGATCGCGGCGGGGGTCGCGCAGATGATCGAGGCGCTCGACATGGACCCGGCGACCGCCAAGGCGATCGAGGAAGCGGAGGCCACCGCGCGCGCACAACGCGGAGACGAGGTGACTGGCGCAACCATCGGCGGCGCGTTCGTGTGGCTGATCCTGATCTTCGCCTTCATCGCCATCTTCGGGCGCGGCAAGAAGGGTCGCAGGCGGCGGCGCTACGGCGCAGGCAGCGCGGTGGGCGATGTGCTGCTGTGGACCGCGATCAACTCCGCACTCAACTCGGGTGACGGCGACGGCTGGGGCGGCGGTGATGGCGGCTTCGGCGGTGGCGGAGGCGGCGGTGGTTTCGGCGGCTTCGGCGGCGGCATGTCCGGCGGCGGCGGCGCGAGCGGAGGCTGGTGA
- a CDS encoding LemA family protein, with the protein MAFRTFARSILLALGLVSLSACGINSVPTAEEEANARWADVQSAYQRRADLVPNLVNTVRAAAASEEDILTQVIQARASATQTQLTTDDLKDPAAIQRFDQAQSQLGGALSRLLVTVEKYPELQSQARFADLMTQLEGTENRIEVARNRYNEAVQNYNTTIRTFPATIAANVIYGAEPMEGFKAQAGSEIAPEVNFDDMSSPSAAAPANDNAATGADRNGAATGTDN; encoded by the coding sequence ATGGCGTTCCGCACTTTCGCTCGCTCGATCCTGCTCGCGCTCGGCCTCGTGTCGCTGAGCGCATGCGGCATCAACTCGGTCCCCACGGCAGAGGAAGAGGCCAACGCCCGCTGGGCCGACGTGCAGAGCGCGTATCAGCGCCGCGCGGATCTGGTCCCCAACCTCGTCAACACGGTGCGCGCCGCAGCGGCGTCGGAAGAGGACATTCTGACCCAGGTGATCCAGGCCCGTGCCAGCGCCACTCAGACCCAGCTGACCACCGACGACCTCAAGGATCCGGCGGCGATCCAGCGCTTCGATCAGGCGCAAAGCCAGCTTGGCGGTGCGCTTTCGCGGCTGCTGGTGACGGTCGAGAAATACCCCGAACTGCAGAGTCAGGCGCGTTTCGCGGACCTGATGACCCAGCTGGAAGGCACGGAAAACCGGATCGAAGTGGCGCGCAATCGCTACAACGAGGCGGTGCAGAACTATAACACCACCATCCGCACCTTCCCCGCGACGATCGCCGCCAACGTGATCTACGGTGCGGAGCCGATGGAAGGCTTCAAGGCGCAGGCTGGCAGCGAGATCGCACCCGAAGTGAACTTCGATGACATGAGCAGCCCCAGCGCCGCCGCGCCCGCCAACGACAACGCGGCAACCGGCGCCGATCGGAACGGGGCCGCCACCGGCACCGACAATTGA
- the mscL gene encoding large conductance mechanosensitive channel protein MscL, with protein sequence MFKEFKKFIARGNVIDLAVGVVIGAAFSGIVKQLTDAVLMPLIGWLFGDIDFSNWFLRLGEIPEGYDGALDNYEQLKEAGVAMIGYGALITAIINFLIVAFALFLLVRGVNRVTEEMQRKQAEVEDSSKSDEVPTDPQLDVLKKILAELKAERGGQGGGNGNA encoded by the coding sequence ATGTTCAAGGAATTCAAGAAATTCATCGCCCGCGGCAACGTGATCGATCTGGCGGTCGGCGTGGTGATCGGCGCGGCGTTCAGCGGCATCGTGAAGCAGCTGACCGACGCGGTGCTGATGCCGCTGATCGGCTGGCTGTTCGGTGATATCGACTTTTCCAACTGGTTCCTGCGGCTGGGCGAGATTCCCGAAGGCTACGACGGCGCGCTCGACAACTACGAGCAGCTGAAGGAGGCTGGTGTCGCGATGATCGGCTATGGCGCGCTGATCACCGCGATCATCAACTTCCTGATCGTGGCCTTTGCGCTGTTCCTGCTGGTGCGCGGCGTGAACCGCGTGACCGAGGAAATGCAGCGCAAGCAGGCCGAGGTGGAGGATAGCTCCAAGAGCGACGAGGTGCCGACCGATCCGCAGCTCGATGTGCTGAAGAAGATTCTCGCCGAGCTGAAGGCGGAGCGGGGAGGCCAAGGAGGCGGGAATGGCAACGCGTGA
- a CDS encoding enoyl-CoA hydratase produces MQSIARNTFAAVFAVGISAMFFATAIIPASPTGLVIA; encoded by the coding sequence ATGCAATCCATCGCCCGCAACACCTTCGCCGCCGTCTTCGCAGTCGGCATCTCGGCCATGTTCTTCGCCACCGCGATCATCCCTGCCAGCCCGACCGGCCTGGTCATCGCCTGA